In the Halococcus agarilyticus genome, CGGTGGGCACTTCAAAACGATACTGCTCGCTGTCATACCACTCGCGCAACTCGCCGAAGACCTCCTCCTGATTGAAGTACTGGCTGAAGATATACAAATCGGCGTCTTCGACTTCGAACGCGTTGATATCCGTTGTGTCGGCATCGAACGTGGGCATGAGTTGAACGTCACTCTGGTTCCGGGCGCTCTCGTCGTCCTGTGCTGGTTGGGCAGCGATACTCATTCCGAGCGTAAAGCGTTTTGCTACCGATCACCATGATCGCAGCAATGCATTTCTCTTTCCACCGCTGGCGTTGGGTATGAACGTCTCCCGCGAGCAGTACGATGCAATCGTCGTCGGTGTCGGCGGGATGGGGAGTGCTGCTGTCTATCGATTCGCCGAGCGCGGGCTTGACGTTCTCGGCATCGAGCGCTTCGACGTCCCGCACGCCCGCGGGTCGAGCCACGGGAGTACCCGCATCGTCCGGCTCACACAGCCCGAAGACCCCTCTTACGTACCGCTTGCACGAGCCACCTTCGAGAACTGGCGCGACCTCGAAGCGGCAACCGGCCACGACCTCCTCACCACCACCGGCTCGATTCACGCCAGTCCCGCCGACGCGGACCTGTTTACTGAGGCTCGCCGCTCGGTCGAGGCACACGACATCGACCACGAGGTGCTCACTGGGACGGAGGTGAATGAGCGCTTTCCGGGGTACGACCTGCCATCAGATCATCGAGCGGTCTACCAGCCCGACGGCGGCTTCGTCGACTGCGAACAGGCCGTGATCGCCCACGTCGAAGCTGCCCATGCCGAAGGAGCCACCATCAAAGCCCGCGAGCGGGTCCTCGACTGGCGCGAAACCGGCGACGGTGTCCGAGTGAAAACCGACAAGGGTCGCTACGAGGCCGACGATCTGGTGGTGACCGCAGGCGCGTGGGCCAGCGAGTTCTTCCCCGACCTCGCGTCGGAGCTCACACCATGCCGGCGGATCATGGCGTGGCTCCAGCCCGACGAGCCCGAGCAGTTCCAGCCGGAGACGTTCCCCGTGTTCAGCCTCGCCGGCGAGCACGGCGACGGGTACGGCTTCCCGATCCACGACGTGCCGGGGTTCAAGTTCGGTCGCGAGCCGTCGCTGCCGAACGCCGTCGATCCCGACGAAATGCCACGAGAGCCGACGACCATCGAGGAGGAACGCCACCGCGAGTTCGCCGAAGCGTACTTTCCGGATGGAGCCGGACCGACGATGCAGCTCCAAACTTGCGTGATCACCGAATCATCCGACGGCCACTTCGTGCTCGGCAGTCACCCGGATTACGAAAGCGTCCACGTCGCCGCCGGATTCACCGGCCACGGGTTCAAGTTCACCGCCGTCGTCGGCGAGATTCTTGCGGATTTCGTTACTGCTGACGATACCGACCACGCCGTCGATCTCCACCGAATCGACCGGTTCTTCGACTCGTAGAACCTCCAATCGAAATCCCTCGGAGCACTCTGCACTCCCACAGGGCCCTCACCAAGGTATTGTATACGAGCGACTGCTGCTGGCAACTAATGGCTACGAGAGGCCCCTCGTCGGTAACTGCATCTGCCCCTGGTAGTGTGACGCCGATCTTCGTCCCACCGCAATCTCCACAAGACGGGTCGTTTGGAGTGAGTTTCGCCATCGAAGACGGCGTCGATGCTATGGTCGAGTCCAGTGCCGATACATCGGTCAGCCTTGACGAAGAGCCCACTACCTTCGAGCCCGTCGAGAACGTCCTTCGACAGCTCGACGTCTCGGCAACGGTATCGCTGACCGCGTCGGTTCCGGTCGGGTATGGGTTCGGGGCCAGCGGTGCCGCAACCCTCGCCACTGCGCTTGCTGCCAACGACGCGTTCGATCTCGAACGGAGCCGCGAGGACCTCCTCGAAGCGGCCCATCGCGCAGAGATCGAAGCCGGGACCGGTCTCGGCGATGTCTTCATTCAGGATCGTGGCGGTCTCGTCTGGAACACTGGTGACGGACCCCAGCGCTCGGAGTTGTCGGCCGATCTCGCGTACACCGCGATCGATGGCATCACTACCAGCACTGTCCTCGATGACGAGCAGACACTCGAACGAGTTCGTGAGTGCGGGCGGGAGAGTCTGTCGCGTTTCTCTCCCGAGAACTCC is a window encoding:
- the solA gene encoding N-methyl-L-tryptophan oxidase is translated as MNVSREQYDAIVVGVGGMGSAAVYRFAERGLDVLGIERFDVPHARGSSHGSTRIVRLTQPEDPSYVPLARATFENWRDLEAATGHDLLTTTGSIHASPADADLFTEARRSVEAHDIDHEVLTGTEVNERFPGYDLPSDHRAVYQPDGGFVDCEQAVIAHVEAAHAEGATIKARERVLDWRETGDGVRVKTDKGRYEADDLVVTAGAWASEFFPDLASELTPCRRIMAWLQPDEPEQFQPETFPVFSLAGEHGDGYGFPIHDVPGFKFGREPSLPNAVDPDEMPREPTTIEEERHREFAEAYFPDGAGPTMQLQTCVITESSDGHFVLGSHPDYESVHVAAGFTGHGFKFTAVVGEILADFVTADDTDHAVDLHRIDRFFDS
- a CDS encoding GHMP family kinase ATP-binding protein, producing the protein MSFAIEDGVDAMVESSADTSVSLDEEPTTFEPVENVLRQLDVSATVSLTASVPVGYGFGASGAATLATALAANDAFDLERSREDLLEAAHRAEIEAGTGLGDVFIQDRGGLVWNTGDGPQRSELSADLAYTAIDGITTSTVLDDEQTLERVRECGRESLSRFSPENSSTCHGSSCSGVSSQLIGSARKFSASNETVVPPAWRCSAKPSSLPARRTSSTERLESRTREREFADLRTQREKGYTFLHNCGGESDLCDDIRANWQQDLRDSHP